TAATCGTGAAGGCCGATCGCTTTTGGCTTTAAATGCACTACTACAAGCACGGGAAGCAGAAGCGGCGATCGCCCAAAAAACTCTTGATTTACGCGAACAAGAAGCAGAAGCAATTATCTGGCAATTTACTAAATATAAAGCTTTAGCTGTAGCGCTCAACCCGATTGCTGTTTTAGATGTGCTTGGGGGAACTTTTGCCGATTTAGCTTTAATTCGGGCTTTGGCGCGGTTGTATGGTTTACCAATGACTAGCTATGAGGCGGGGAAAATTTTTAAAACTATTTTAATGAGTTCTGGCGGTTTATTAATTGGAGAATTAGGCAGTAGTTTTGTATTAGGATTAGGTAAAAGTACCGCAGCGATCGCTAGTGGTGATAACCCAGCTAATATTACTGGCTTTGCTGGTAGTGCGATCGCGCAAGCGGGAATTGCTGGTTATGGTGCTTATGCTGTTGGCAAAGCTGCTCAAGTTTATCTTGCAAAAGGCTGCACTTGGGGAGAATTAGGCGCTAGTACTGTGATTCAAGAAATTCTCTCGCAGGTTGACCAAAATACAATTCTGTATCGTTTGCAACAAGAATTAGGCTTGAAATATTGAGAATTTCAAAGAATTATTTCCCTAATTATTACTGTTTATCAGCCTTTATCAACTTGTATCAAATTCTGCTGATAATTGCCCTAGATGCCTAATTTACAATGCACTATAAAAGTGTAGAGATGGAACTTGCTATTTCAGGTTTCATTATTTCTTGGTCATAGCTTTTTGCATCAAAAATGACAAGGTGGATTTCCCAATTAATTTAGTTTATTAAAAGAGGGTATTCACCACAGCAATATTTTTTTAGCTTATCTAAACTGAAAGTATTGGCTTGTGAATTTCACAGCAGCACACATCTCTCTCTATCTCAGTAAACAAAGGTAGATTTATCATGACAGCAACTTACGACAGATTCGACACTGCAAACCAATCTGAGCAAAATGGTAACAAAACCATTGAACAAGCAATTTTTGAAGCGATCGCAGAAGCTCGTTCCACTTGTGAAGTAACCGGCGATGGATCTCCTAACTGTGCTGTAGCTTGGGATATCGTCGAAGAATTACAAGCTGAAAAATCTCATCAACAGCAAGCACAACACCGCAAAACCTCTCTAGAATCATTCTGCGACAGACACCCAGAAGCTTTAGAGTGTCTGATTTACGATGTTTAACAGTAAACAGTGAACAGTTAAGTAGTTCAACATAATTAATTACACAATGTCATTGCGAATGGAGCGAAGCGAAATAAAGCAATCGCAAGGGTTGGGATTGCTTCGCTTTGCTCGCAATGACTGTAATTAATTTTGCGTGGTTACTTATCAGTTATCAATAAATACTGATAACTGGTTTAATTCTCGCGTAAATCAGCCATTGCTGATTTCGTCAATTGTTTAATTACATCTAAATTTGGTGGTGGTGTTTCACTTTCCATCCCTAACCATAAAAGATATTCTACATTCCCGGCCGGGCCTGTAATTGGCGACCAAGTTAAGCCTTTGTATTTCCAGCCTAATTGATCAGCGGCTTGTAATACTTGAAAGATTGCATCAGCTTGGTCGTTAAAATCACGCACTACACCTTTTTTGCCAACACGGGATTTTCCTACCTCAAATTGTGGCTTTACTAACAATACGGCTTCACGGGGAGCTTGAGTTAATTGCCACAATGCAGGCAAAATCTTGGTTAAGGAAATAAACGATACATCCACCACCGCTAAATCGGGAATGCGATCGCCTTCACCATATAATTGTTGGGGTTGTAGTTGTCGCAGATTTGTCCGTTCTCGCAAAATTACCCGCGCATCATTTCGCAACCGCCAATCAACTTGGCCGTAACCAACATCAATACCATAAACTAAACTGGCTCCTGCTTGCAGTAAACAATCGGTAAAGCCGCCTGTAGAAATTCCACCATCTATACAAACTCGTTCAGCAGTAGGAATGGCGAATTCTTCTAATGCTTTTGCGAGTTTTTCGCCACCACGGGAAACAAAACGCGATCGCTCTTTAACTTTGATTTGCGCCGCAATATCTACTTCTGTTCCCGGTTTATCAACTATCTGCTGATTAACAGTCACTTCTCCTGCTTGAATTAGTCTTTGTGCTAAAGCGCGAGAAGTACATAAATTTAATTCTACTAATAATGTATCGAGTCTTTGTTTAACCAATTAATATTAGTTCTCCTTTATTAAAAATCGAGTAGTTCAGATACCCGACTTCTCAAAGAAGTCGGGTATCTTGTACTCCTGATAATATTAAGTCTAAAGCACGGTTAATAATTTCTTCGCTGTTAACTAGCTTTTCTAATTCTTCTGGTTCATAACGACCTTCTTCTACTTCTAAAGAAGCTTGATCAATGGCATTTAAATAAGCTTCTGCTAAAGTTTCTCTGAGTTCTTCTGGCGTGAGATAATAACCTTCTGCTTTACGGCGCTTATTTTCTCGTTGAATTTCTCGAACTGAATTGCGAATGGAGACATCCCAAGAACGAGTTGTGCGATTTTCAGCTTGTTGTTTAATTAGATGCAACAACAAAATTACTGCATAGCTACGAATCGTTTTGATGATGTCATTGCGGCTCATTTCTGCTAATTCTTCTACTATAATTAATGCTCCTGGGATATTACCTTGAAGCAGCAATTCTTTCAGAGTTAATAATTCTTCCATAATTAGCGCCTCATACCATTTTGCATTTTAGTACAAAAATAATAAGGTGCGTTAAGAGGTTGTTTTAAAAGTCATAAAAGATACTAAAAACCCCTCTCCAAACCTCTCCCCGACGCGGAGAGAGGCTTTAAAACCCCCATTCCCTTGTAGGGAAGGGGGCTGGGGGGTTAGGTTTTTAAGATTTTGATGTTCACAATAATACTTTCTCAACATCCTCTAAGAGTGTAGTCTTAACGCACCGAAAATCTTGGATAGTGTAGGGTTATGTATTTTAAACTTTATTAGATATTTCTTCTGTGCTTCCTTTCAAGCGAGTGATTGAACTTTTGCGGATGCGATCGCTTTTACGAACACCACCAGCCATTTCATATTCAGCACTGTCATTGCCATATTTAAAAGCAACCCCAATTAGCATTTTTTCATTAAGAGCGCCTAATTTTTTTTCTAACTCTTTCATTTCCATTTTGGAAGAGTCAATCACAGCTAAAGCAGTATTATAAGCATCTATTTTGCTACGATACTGCTCAATTAGTTGTGTCATATTTTGCAAATTACGCTCGTCCCCAAAATCCATATTTGGATCAATTGCTTTGAGTCCAGATACTCTTAATTCAGCTTTTTCTAAAACGCGGGGTGTACGTTTTTTCAGAGACATAGCTATTCTCCTAATAATACTTCTAGAGCTAGTTTGTCTTAATCTAACTGCATTCCGCGTCAGCAAAATTCACAAACATTAATATTTGTTATCTGATTTTTTTGGGTAAAAACTGGTGTTTTTGCTTAAATTTAAAAGACGTTGCATTGCAAAATTTCCAAATTTCTATAAAGCTTTAATTTGAAGATCCCCCCAACCCCCCTTAAAAAGGGGGGCTTAAGATTGTCCTTTACCCCCTTTTTAAGGGGGTCGCCG
This window of the Nostoc sp. HK-01 genome carries:
- a CDS encoding hemolysin A; the protein is MVKQRLDTLLVELNLCTSRALAQRLIQAGEVTVNQQIVDKPGTEVDIAAQIKVKERSRFVSRGGEKLAKALEEFAIPTAERVCIDGGISTGGFTDCLLQAGASLVYGIDVGYGQVDWRLRNDARVILRERTNLRQLQPQQLYGEGDRIPDLAVVDVSFISLTKILPALWQLTQAPREAVLLVKPQFEVGKSRVGKKGVVRDFNDQADAIFQVLQAADQLGWKYKGLTWSPITGPAGNVEYLLWLGMESETPPPNLDVIKQLTKSAMADLREN